CGGCGGCGGTGGCGAGCAGGGCGGCGCGCAGGGGGCGGGACACGGTCACGGGAGGTCTCCTGGTGCTGCTGAGGAACGGGGGGACGGACGGAGGAACGCGGCGACGGCCGGGCCGGGGTCGGCCCGGCCGCGGCCGGTCGGTGCTGTGCGGAAGCGGTCGGTGCCGCGGGATCGGTCAGGGCGTCCAGAGGTCAGGGCGCCCAGAGGTCAGGACATCCAGGGGTCAGGGCGCCCAGGGGTCAGGGCGCCCAGAGGTCAGGGCGCCCAGGGGGCGTCGATCGACCAGGTGGTGTCGGCGACGAAGGAGGGGGTGTTGCCGTCCCACGGGTTGCCGCCGCCGTAGGTGGCGATCCACACCTGGGAGTCGAAGTGGCGCAGGTAGCGGTCGGGGTAGTTGTAGGCGGTGAGGCGGACGCCGCCGGTGCCGGGCCGGGCGCAGAAGGTGGCGTCGGCGCGGAAGAGGGCGTCGCTGCCGGCCTCGCGGTGCACCCGGCTGTCGCGGTGGCGCAGGTACTCGCCGGGGTAGTTGCGCGATTCGAAGGAGTAGCAGGCGGGGTCGGCCAGGCCGGGGACGACCTTCCAGGTGGCGTCGGCCTTCAGCAGCGCGCTGCTGGCGGCGTCGACGTGCTCGGTGTCGGCGAGGCCGTCGTAGTGGCGCAGGTAGCGGTCGGTGCAGCAGGCGGTGGTGGCGCGCAGCGACCGGTACTGGCCGGTGGGCAGGGTCGGGTTGGCGGGGGTGGTGCGGGAGGCGTCGATCAGGGCGAGGTTGGCGGCCCGGACCCGGGCGGCGTCCACCTTGACCACCCGGCGGTCGTAGCTGAGCAGGCCGTTGGCCTCGTTCTCGACGTCGGTGATCTCGGTGTAGACGGAGGCGGAGAGCCCGGCGGGCATCTGGCCGGTGCGCAGGCTGTCGAGCAGGTTGACCAGGCGGTCGTTGAGGGCGGCGGTGCTGGGCTGGTCCTCGTAGCTGAAGCCGCCGCCGGGGTACCACTCGTGGCCGGCGACCCGGAGGCCGAGGCCGCCGTACTCGCCGAGGACGGCGGCCCGGGTGGCGGTGGGGGTGGTGGCGCCGGGGCCGACGTAGACGTGGTTGTCGACCACGTCGCCGTTGCCGCCGTCGACGGCGCCGCAGCAGTTGACGCCGCTCATGTTGTCGACCAGCCGGGAGGGGTCGTACGCCTTGACGTCGGCGGCGATCCGGGCCTGGTCGTACTGGCCCCAGCCCTCGTTCTCGTCGACCCACTGGATCAGCGCGGGCGAGCTGCGGTGCTGGTCGATGATCCGGTGGTACTCGGCCTCCCACTGGGTGCGGGCGGCGGTGTCGGGGGTGCGGGTGTCCATCGCGGGCATGTCCTGCCAGACCAGCAGGCCGAGCCGGTCGGCCCAGTAGAACCAGCGCTGCGGCTCGACCTTGATGTGCTTGCGGACCAGGTTGAAGCCGAGGTCCTTGTGCGCCTGGAGGTCGGACTTCAGGGCGTCGTCGGTGGGCGCGGTGTAGATGCCGTCGGGCCAGTAGCCCTGGTCGAGGGTGCCGGTCTGGAAGACGAACTTCCCGTTCAGCACCGGGCGTTGGACGCCGTTGACGGTGGCGACGGCGATCGAGCGCATCCCGGTGTAGCTGCCGACGGAGTCGACGGTGGTGGTACCGGAGAGCAGGTCGGCGCGGACGTCGTAGAGGAACGGGTCCTCGGGGGTCCACAGGTGGGCGCCGGGCACGGGGACGGTGATCGGGGCGCCGGGCTGTCCGGTGGCGGTGCCGACCACGGTGCCGCCGGTGGAGACGGTGACCCGCACGCTCTGCCCGGTGGCGCCGTCGGCGAGGGCGGTGGCCCGGACGGTGCCGGAGCCGGGGTCGGGTACGAGGTCGAGGCGGCTGAGGTGGGCGGCGGCGACCGGCTCCAGCCAGACGGTCTGCCAGATCCCGGACGCGGCGGTGTAGAAGATGCCGCCGCCGGAGTGCGGCAGGACGCCGTTGGTGTTGCGCTGCTTGCCGACCGCGCCGCCACCGGTCTGGGTCGGGTCCCAGACCGAGACCACGAGGGTGTTGGTCCCGCCGTTGAGGTACGGGGTGATGTCGTAGCCGAAGGCGTCGTAGCCGCCGCTGTGCACGGCGCCGACCTGGGTGCCGTTGACCCGGACGGTGGTCTGCCAGTCGGAGGCGCCGAAGTTGAGCAGGACGCGGCGGCCGGACCAGCCGGCGGGGACGGTGAAGGTGCGCTGGTACCAGAGCCGGTCGTTCTGGCTGATCTGCCGCTGGATGCCGGAGAGCGCGGACTCGGCGACGAACGGGACGCGGATCTGCTCGCCGAAGGCGGCGGGCTGGGCGGCCCCGGCCGGGGTGACGGCGAAGTCCCAGATGCCGTTGAGGTTGAGCCAGTCGGGGCGGGTGAACTGCGGGCGGGGGTACTCCGGCAGCGGGTGGTCGACGGAGACCTGGCCGGTCCACGGGGTGGTCATCGGCGGCGTCTTGGGCGTCCAGGCGGCGGCCCGGGCCGGGGCCTGGCCGGCGGCCAGCAGCAGGGCGGCGGCCGTCACCAGGACGGCGAGCAGGGCGGCCGTCCGGCTGCGGAGCGCGGCTGCGGCTGCGGCTGGGGGCGGTCGGTGCATCGGTGCTCCTCCAACGGGTGGGTGGGGGAAGGGCGGTACACGACGGGGTGGGGTGCGCGACGGGGTGAGCTGCGCGACGGGGTCAGCGCAGCTGCCAGAGGTGGTCGGCGGTGCCGTTGTCGGCGAACTGCACCACCCGGGCGCTGTCCGCGGTCGACATGCCGTCCACGCCCAGCACCTTGCCGGAGTTGCGGTTGCGCAGCCGGAACCAGCCGTCGCCGTTGTCGACCAGGCGCCACTGGTGGTCGGCCGTCCCGTTGTCCGCGAACTGCACCACCCGGGCGCTGTCGGCCGTCGACATGCCGTCCACGCCCAGCACCTTGCCGGAGTTGGCGTTGCGGATCCGGAACCAGCCGTCGGCGTCGGCGAGGAAGGTCCACAGGTGGTCGGCGGTGCCGCTGTCGGCGAACTGCACCACCTGCGCGCTGTCGGCCGTCGACATGCCGTCCACGCCCAGCACCTTGCCGGAGTTGCGGTTCTGGACCCGCACCTGGCCGTCGGGCTGGAGCTGCCAGAGGTGGTCGGCGCTGCCGTTGTCGGCGAACTGCACCACCTGCGCGCTGTCGGCGCTCGACATGCCGTCCACGCCCAGCACCTTGCCGGAGTTGCGGTTGCGCAGCCGGAACCAGCCGTCGCCGTTGTCGACCAGCTGCCACAGGTGGTCGGCGGTGCCGTTGTCCGCGAACTGCACCACCCGGGCGCTGTCCGCCGTGGACATCACGTCGACGCCCAGCACCTTGCCCGAGTTGGCGTTGCGGATGCGCAGCCAGCCGTCGCCGTTGTCGACCAGCTGCCACAGGTGGTCGGCCGTCCCGCTGTCGGCGAACTGCACCACCCGGGCGCTGTCGGCCGTCGACATGCCGTCCACGCCCAGCACCTTGCCCGAGTTGCGGTTGCGGATCCGGAACGCGGCGCCGCCGGTGGTCCAGGGCGTGCCGTTCGGGGAGGTGGTGGGGAAGGCGGAGATCCGCAGCCGGGCGGCGCCCATCGGGACGAGGGTGACGGTCTCGACGGGCGCGGTGCTGCGGGCGGGGCTGTTCTGCAGCGGGGTGACCACGTGCTGGCCGTCGGCCTGCCACTCGGGGATGCGGCGGGCGGGCGCGGTGATCCGCACGGGGGTGCCGGCCTGGGTGAAGGGGTTGGCCGGGAGCGCACCCCCGGCGGCGGTGAAGACCGGGGCCCCGGCGTCCAGCGCGAGGCCGTAGTTCCAGGGCGTGGTGGCGTGCACGGCGTACTCGGGGAAGGCGGCGGTGCCCGCGTACTGCTGGTAGTTCTCGCCGATCCGCAGCGCGTACGTCAGCGGGCCGTGGTCGACCGAGACGCTGCCGCGGTTGGCGGCCCAGGTGCGGACGGTGGTGCGCTGGGGCAGCCGCAGCACGACGGTGTCGCCGTCGCGCCAGGTCCGGCGGACGACGGTGTACGCCGGTCCGGCGGGGGCGCTGACGGCGGTGCCGTTGACGGTGAGCGCGGGGGCGGCGCACCAGCCGGGGACGCGCAGGTAGAGCGGGAAGTCCAGCGGCTTGGGGGTGCTCAGGCGCAGCGTGACGGTCTCGGCGAACGGGTAGTCGGTGGTCTCGGTGAAGGTGACCGCCGTGCCGTCGGCGACCTTGGCGGTGACGGTGCAGGCAGCGTACATGGCGGCGGCCAGGCCGTTGTCGGGGGTGGCGAGCCAGAGCTCCTCCAGGAAATAGGGCCAGCCCATGCCGTAGTTGTGCGGGCAGCAGCGGTACTGGTCGACGCCGGGCATGAACGCCTGCATGGCGAAGCCGTTCTGGAACTGGCCCTGGCTCTTGGGGGTGTTGTCGAGGTCGACGCTGTTGGCGCTGGTGACGTAGTGCACGGCCCTGCCGTCGGGGTCGAGCGCGGCGGGCAGCGAGTTGAAGGCGAGATCCTCGCAGCGGTCGGCCCACAGCGGGTCGCCGGTGATCCGGTTCAGCAGCTGGTGGCTGGCCATGAACTCGACGACGCCGCAGGTCTCGAAGCCCTGGCGCGGGTCGCCGAAGCCGGGCCGGGCGTTCTCGTCCCCGGCGAAGCCGCCGCCGGGGAACTGGCCGTACTGCGCCATCACCTTGTCGTAGACGCGGTACGCGGAGCCGGTCAGGGTGGCGGACGGGGAGCGCAGCGCGTACTGGGCGGGCTCGCGGAAGCCCTGCGCGATGTTGACGTTGTGCAGGCTGGGCAGGTTGTCGGTCCAGTTGGCGCCGTAGGTGTGGATCTTGTCGGCGAGGGAGAGCAGGAAGGCGTCGCCGGTGCGGTTGTAGAGCCAGAACACGCTGTCCAGCGCGTCGCCCCAACGCACCGAGACCCAGCTGCTGTTGAACGCGCCGGGCCCCTGGGCGTTCATGTAGCGGAAGAAGGCGCTGAGCAGCGGGACGATCCGGGTGTCGCCGCTGTACTCCTGCCAGCTGCGCAGCGCCCAGGTGAGCGGCAGGAACGGCCAGAAGTCCGGGCCGCCGTTGAGCGAGGTGCGCAGGGCGGTGGGGCCGAAGAAGCCGTCGGCCTGCCGGGTGGCGACGATCGCGTCGATCCAGCGGCGGGCGGTGGCCAGGGCGGTGGCGTCGCGGGTGGCGATCGCCAGGTCGACGTAGCCGCGCAGCCAGTACGGGACTTCCTCCCAGCCGGCCCGGTCGGGGCGGGCCCAGCCGCTGGTGTTCAGGTCGAGGAAGTGCGAGATCTGGTCGTACCGGCCGCACAGGCCCGCGAGTTGGAGCCGGAGCTGTCCGTCGAGCCAGCCGGCCGCGGTGATGCTGCCCGGCGGCAGCCGCAGGAACGCGACGGGGGCCAGCGGCGCCGCGTTGGGGAAGTAGAGCCCGCCGGGGGCCGGGGCGGCCCCGGCGGGCACAGCGGCGGCGGCGGGCACGGCGGGGGCGGCGTGCGCGTCGGCCGGGAGGCTCAGGGAGAGGCCGGCCCCGACGGCGGCGGCGCTGCTGACGAACTGCCTGCGGTTCATGGGCATGACAGTCTCCTCCGGAGGGCGATTCCAACGTTGCAAAATGGGGGCACCGGCATGACAGCATGCACGGAGTGCGGTGTCCAGAGTCGCAGCGGAGATCATCTCCGGCCAACTACCTTGCGCTTAACGGCAGGAGAGCCCAGCACAGGGCCGCCGACCAGGCCGGGAGGGTTCCGGCACGGGCCAGGTCAGCCCTACTCAACGTTGTAAAGCCCGGCCGCACCCGGCGCACCACCTCGCCGGGACCGGCGTCGGAACGGTTCGACGGCAAAGTTATGCTGGGCGCCGTCACCGTTCAGCGCTCCGGGGGATGCCGTGCCGCCCTACCACGCCAGTGTTCCGCGGCCCCGGCCGCACCGTCGTCTGCGGGTGGCCCTGGGTGCGGTGGCGGGGGTGCTGCTGCTGGGGCTGGTGCCCGCGGTGCGGCACCGGGCGGGGGCGGCGGTCGGCGCGGACGGCACCACCCGCCTGCCGTCGGGGATGCCGATCCGGCGGCGGACACCGGCGGCGAGCCGCTCGGCGCCCGGGCAACGCAGCACGTCGTTGCGGGGGTGGCCGGACTCGCCGATCCGGCCGGGGCGCTTGCGGAACCAGTCGGGCAGGTGGTTGTTGGCGACGACGTAGCGGCCGGTGGCGAGGACCTCGTACCACTCGGGCGACCGCATCCGCACCGCGCGGGCCGCCGCCGGGACGTCGGCCTGGCCGTCCTTGACCACCCACAGGTGCTCGAACGGCACGCCGCGGCGCATCAATTCCTCGCGGACGGCGCGCGGGCTGTCGGAGGACCGGACGCCTTTGAAGGCGCCGAACAACACGGTGGGGCGGACGGGCCGCCGGCGGGCGGCGGGCGGCGGGGTACGTATCGGTGCGCAGCAGCTTCTGCCGGTAGGGGCCGCGGGCGTGGTCGGGCATCGCCGAGTGGACCTGCAGCGAGAGCCGGTCGCACGCCTCGGCCTGGAGCTCGTAGCGGCACTGGTCGGCCTCCCGGGCCAGCGGCAGGTCGGCGATCGCACCCTGGTCGATCTTCAGCTCCTGCTTCTTGTTCCGCAGGGCCACCGGTTCTACCCGGTTGAGTCACATCTCCGACACCGCATCCGGGTTTCGTCGCTCCTGAAGTTGAATGTGTGATGTCGGTCAGCCATGTGTGATCAGAGGGCGTACCTCTACCTCTGACGGGTCATCACCCTCGGTCGTAGATCGCCCGCAGCCACGGCTCCCTGACGGCGGGCACCCGCGCGAGCGTGTACCGGAACGCCTCCCTGGACGGCTGGAACAGGTACCGCGGGTGCGGCGGCAGCGGGTCGTCCCGCTCCACGCCTGCCGGCAGCCCGCCTACCACCGGCAGCCGGATCCGGTGCGGGGGGAAGGCGAGCTCGGCCCAGAGCGCGGCATCCACAGGCACCGGCACCGCCCCGGCGCGCGGCTGCCACATGTCTCCGGTCTGCGGATGGACCGGCACTAGCACCAGGTCAGCGGCCGGCTCGCCGAACCGCGGCCCAGCCAGGTCTAGCCGCTTCGTACCTTCCCCAGCAGGCAGCAGTGCGCCGAGTGCCCGGCTGAGGAGTTCGGCGACCGGACCGGGCGCCGCCTCGACCGGCGCGCCCCCGGCGGCCACCACCACCTGGGCGAGAGCCACGCCTGCCGGTATATCCCGGTACTCGCTCAGCCGGTGCCACAGCGCGCCGGTGGCCAGCAGGTCCGCCCAGTCCATGAGCGGCCGCTCCGGCGGGCCGGGCAGCCGCACCACCGCCTGCGGGACGAGCCGGACGACCTGCCAGCACCCGCAGTCGTCCATCCTCGTCCCGACCGGCAGATCGCAGCCCAGGCAGGCAAGGTTCGGCCCGTCCCTCCCATCGATCCCCATGCAGTAGCCCCCAGTTCGCTCAAGGATCAGCCTGGTGCCGCGCATGTCGCCAGGCGCGAGGAGAACGGTGTCCGACGGCCCATCGGACAGCGCGCCGAACTGCGCGAAGCGCCCCCGTTCCGCCGCCTCGCGCGCCCCGACCTCGTCCCACTGCCGCCACGGCGGCCCGAACGGTGCCGGGTCGACGGCGTATGACCCGGCCTCCAGCAGTGGCGGGTGCAGCTTTTCCCAGTGGGTACCGGCCAGGTGAATCGGCAGCGCCACCTCCGACACCGCCGCCGTCAGGACCGCACCGCAGCCCACACACCCGAACACCGCCAAGCTGTCCCCTCCCGCCGTCGAAGCCCCTGCATCCCACCAAGCAGCCGGACTGGGGAGCAAGAGGTTTTCAGACGACGCTGGGCGCCCCACCGATGGGCAGAGCGGGCTTCGACGTCCCGGTCGCAGCATCAGGAAGCCGGAAGCCACGCCGGGCCAAGCCGCTGAACGTGATTCGTACCGTCGGTCAGCCGTCCATGATGAGACCTGTGCCAGCAAGACAGCCATCGATGGCATCCGCCCGGTACTGAAGCATCTTGAGCTTGCGCTTCACGGCCCGGGTGATCTGGCCGAGGTCGGCGGCGGCAGGGTTTCCGATATCGCGCTTGACCAGTGACCAGACGCCCTCGGTCGGATTGAGGTCGGGGGCGTAGGCCTGTAGCTGGAACACCGTGAGCCAGTCGGCGTTCGCGGCGATGAACTCCCGCATCCCCACTGTCAGGTGGAGGCGGAGGTTGTCCCAGACCAGGACGATCGGACCGCCGAGCTGGATCCGGGCACGGACGATCAGGTCGCGGAAGTCCCGCCAGCCGAAGCCCTTCGGTTCGGTCTTGCGGCCCCGGTACTCGCGCACCGCGTAGATCAGCCGGGACCGCTCGCCCGGCTTGAAGCAGGTCATCCCCGCCATCGACAGCCGTCCGGAGCCCCGGGCCCGTACCCGCACAACCGGGGGGCGACCGACCCGGCCCCAGGTCCTGGCACGCGGCGGAGTCATCGATTGCCCGGCTTCGTCTTCGAAGACCAGCCACGCGTTGCGCTTCGCCGCGATTCTCTTACCCGCGGCCAGGTCTCCTTGCGCCACACCTCGACAGCACCGTCGTCGCGCTCGATCGCGCGACGGGCCGGCTGCTGCCACGACCAGTCGCGCCGTTTGAACAGCTGCCACGTGTCCTCGACCGTGTACGAGACGTGGAACAGCCGGCCGATCAGCGTCTTGATCCGTGCGAGCGTCCACCGCTGGTCCGCCCACCCGTGTGCAAGCGGGCCATGCTCCAACTCCTTTTCCAGTCTGGCGAGCTGGCCAGGTCCGAGCCTCGGACGCCCTGGGGATCCCTTCGACTGGACACCGGCTTCTCCACGCTCACGCCAGGCCCGCCGCCACCGCTCGACCGACCGCTCGCTCACCCGCAACGCGGCAGCGATCTCCCTGTTCTTCTGCCCCGACTCGAAGCGTTCCACGGCCTGCAGCCGGATCCGCTCCCGCACGGCCCTCCCGGCGTCGGTCAGCCCGCCGCCCTGCGCGTACCTCACGCCAACAGAGCTACCGGAGGAGACCGCTGACCGTCAGGCAACCAACCCCGACATCACCCTTTCAGGTTCAGTATTCGCCGATTTGACTTCTTCGGCGCTCGATCGAGGGGGGGCGAATTTTCGGAGGAAATCCCAAATCCCTTTTCCTGCCGCCGAGTTGGTTCCGGTACGACGGACTGCCCGGAACCCGCCGGGGGTGCTCGCGACACGGGTGTGGGCGGGGACGGGACTCGTGGTGCCAGCCGGTGAGTCCCGTCCCCGCGTGTGCGCGTGATGGCCGACCCTGGCT
The window above is part of the Kitasatospora sp. NA04385 genome. Proteins encoded here:
- a CDS encoding winged helix-turn-helix domain-containing protein; the protein is MRYAQGGGLTDAGRAVRERIRLQAVERFESGQKNREIAAALRVSERSVERWRRAWRERGEAGVQSKGSPGRPRLGPGQLARLEKELEHGPLAHGWADQRWTLARIKTLIGRLFHVSYTVEDTWQLFKRRDWSWQQPARRAIERDDGAVEVWRKETWPRVRESRRSATRGWSSKTKPGNR
- a CDS encoding transposase, producing the protein MTPPRARTWGRVGRPPVVRVRARGSGRLSMAGMTCFKPGERSRLIYAVREYRGRKTEPKGFGWRDFRDLIVRARIQLGGPIVLVWDNLRLHLTVGMREFIAANADWLTVFQLQAYAPDLNPTEGVWSLVKRDIGNPAAADLGQITRAVKRKLKMLQYRADAIDGCLAGTGLIMDG
- a CDS encoding AbfB domain-containing protein, translated to MHRPPPAAAAAALRSRTAALLAVLVTAAALLLAAGQAPARAAAWTPKTPPMTTPWTGQVSVDHPLPEYPRPQFTRPDWLNLNGIWDFAVTPAGAAQPAAFGEQIRVPFVAESALSGIQRQISQNDRLWYQRTFTVPAGWSGRRVLLNFGASDWQTTVRVNGTQVGAVHSGGYDAFGYDITPYLNGGTNTLVVSVWDPTQTGGGAVGKQRNTNGVLPHSGGGIFYTAASGIWQTVWLEPVAAAHLSRLDLVPDPGSGTVRATALADGATGQSVRVTVSTGGTVVGTATGQPGAPITVPVPGAHLWTPEDPFLYDVRADLLSGTTTVDSVGSYTGMRSIAVATVNGVQRPVLNGKFVFQTGTLDQGYWPDGIYTAPTDDALKSDLQAHKDLGFNLVRKHIKVEPQRWFYWADRLGLLVWQDMPAMDTRTPDTAARTQWEAEYHRIIDQHRSSPALIQWVDENEGWGQYDQARIAADVKAYDPSRLVDNMSGVNCCGAVDGGNGDVVDNHVYVGPGATTPTATRAAVLGEYGGLGLRVAGHEWYPGGGFSYEDQPSTAALNDRLVNLLDSLRTGQMPAGLSASVYTEITDVENEANGLLSYDRRVVKVDAARVRAANLALIDASRTTPANPTLPTGQYRSLRATTACCTDRYLRHYDGLADTEHVDAASSALLKADATWKVVPGLADPACYSFESRNYPGEYLRHRDSRVHREAGSDALFRADATFCARPGTGGVRLTAYNYPDRYLRHFDSQVWIATYGGGNPWDGNTPSFVADTTWSIDAPWAP
- a CDS encoding RICIN domain-containing protein, which produces MPMNRRQFVSSAAAVGAGLSLSLPADAHAAPAVPAAAAVPAGAAPAPGGLYFPNAAPLAPVAFLRLPPGSITAAGWLDGQLRLQLAGLCGRYDQISHFLDLNTSGWARPDRAGWEEVPYWLRGYVDLAIATRDATALATARRWIDAIVATRQADGFFGPTALRTSLNGGPDFWPFLPLTWALRSWQEYSGDTRIVPLLSAFFRYMNAQGPGAFNSSWVSVRWGDALDSVFWLYNRTGDAFLLSLADKIHTYGANWTDNLPSLHNVNIAQGFREPAQYALRSPSATLTGSAYRVYDKVMAQYGQFPGGGFAGDENARPGFGDPRQGFETCGVVEFMASHQLLNRITGDPLWADRCEDLAFNSLPAALDPDGRAVHYVTSANSVDLDNTPKSQGQFQNGFAMQAFMPGVDQYRCCPHNYGMGWPYFLEELWLATPDNGLAAAMYAACTVTAKVADGTAVTFTETTDYPFAETVTLRLSTPKPLDFPLYLRVPGWCAAPALTVNGTAVSAPAGPAYTVVRRTWRDGDTVVLRLPQRTTVRTWAANRGSVSVDHGPLTYALRIGENYQQYAGTAAFPEYAVHATTPWNYGLALDAGAPVFTAAGGALPANPFTQAGTPVRITAPARRIPEWQADGQHVVTPLQNSPARSTAPVETVTLVPMGAARLRISAFPTTSPNGTPWTTGGAAFRIRNRNSGKVLGVDGMSTADSARVVQFADSGTADHLWQLVDNGDGWLRIRNANSGKVLGVDVMSTADSARVVQFADNGTADHLWQLVDNGDGWFRLRNRNSGKVLGVDGMSSADSAQVVQFADNGSADHLWQLQPDGQVRVQNRNSGKVLGVDGMSTADSAQVVQFADSGTADHLWTFLADADGWFRIRNANSGKVLGVDGMSTADSARVVQFADNGTADHQWRLVDNGDGWFRLRNRNSGKVLGVDGMSTADSARVVQFADNGTADHLWQLR
- a CDS encoding CDP-glycerol glycerophosphotransferase family protein, which encodes MLFGAFKGVRSSDSPRAVREELMRRGVPFEHLWVVKDGQADVPAAARAVRMRSPEWYEVLATGRYVVANNHLPDWFRKRPGRIGESGHPRNDVLRCPGAERLAAGVRRRIGIPDGRRVVPSAPTAAPARCRTAGTSPSSSTPATAPRATRRRRCGRGRGTLAW